The stretch of DNA ATGATCCAGTGAAGACACTCTGAGCAAACTGGTTTCATCAagatcacattttattcatgattCACAGAAAAATGCATCAAGCAGGATATGATTTAATGTAGAGTAACAATATAtagcagagaaaaaaatgcatgttaaagtaataaaatacagtataaatggaGTAAAATGGCCTGAGTCATCTAAGACTATTTGAACTAATTAAAGCTGTATGATGCAAATATCATGATGAAAACAAGCTTAAATCAAATcacacactttatttttattactatttttaagATTCATGTTCATGTATACTTTATTACTTTAGCCCACTTTATTTCATAACTGTACTTATCAAAGACACAAAGTCTGAAAGTTGGATTCACCTTCAATACAGCAAGATAATATCAATATCATGAAAAAGGTATTATTAAGTCAGTTGTCCAGAGAATATAATGACAGTGATTTTATTCCACAATAACTCCCAGCAGGTATACCGACTCTATTACATAACAACATGAGACCTCTACaggcttttaaatgtttttaaaatattaattgatCTTGCATGCCAAAGTAAATTTGGCtcctatttttttgttttggcctTGCAGTCCAGGTCAGTGGTTAGAATCTGGGCCACCCTGCATTTTTAACTGTTTGAACTGCTGCTTTACCAGCCGCTGTAACTCTAAGACAGTAACTTAACACTGTCTTGGCTCCTTCAtcctcctgacttttcatctctTCCAGCTTCTTGgtcttctctgtgtctcctcgctccttcatcttcttaaTCAGGACATCCAAGTGGACATGAGTGGACACTGAATTAACATTCAGGGCGATCTGCTCCAGTTTGACAACATGTTGGTAGGCCTCATCCAGCAAATCATTCTTCTCTTTGTTGAGcttttctgcctctcttttAAGAGACAACAACAGGTCATTGCTCTTCTGTTGCTTTGCTTCATATTTCTGCTTCAACTCCTCCACAGTCTTCTTAACTTTCCTGGTTTTGTTCACGTACCTTGAGTTGTCTTTCACATGTTTTGATACATGACACTTCCCTGTACAAACAGTGCAGTGGCCTTTTTTTATGACCTTACAGTGCCCAGGTCTCCAGGCCATTGTGCATGGATAGTGACAGTTCTCTTCACAGTCATCACAGCAGACAGCTCCTTGGTAAAAAACAGTCCACCACATCCCACCATTGATAACCTCTTTGTCTTTGTATACCTCATCCACTTCTACAGTGGTCCTCTCGTCACTCAGTTGTTCAAGTTTCTTCAGAGCTTCTTCAGTCTGCTGGATCCCTTTCTGTTTTAGTTCAATCAGCTCGATTCTTTCTTGCAGGTTGTTGATGCAGGCTGTCAGCTCGACGCGTGTATTCATCACTTCAACTGTCGTACCCAACTCCCGAGTTGCAGTTCTTCCTATAAAATCTGTCAACTGGCGAAATCCCttcagtgttattttatatgaatGTTCAAGTTCCTCTATCTCTTCCTCTACTCGGTCTTCATGCTGGCAGTtatcaaacaggaagtgaacaggcTGATTCTTCTCATCTTTGGCACATTTAATGTTTGCAGCTTCAAGAGCTTTCAGAGCATTTTTAGGTCTTCTTCCATCTGAGTGTGTGATGAGAGTGACAATGTTTTCCTCCAGATCTTTTCCAAACAGAGACGTCACTGAATCAAAGATATACATTAGTCGGTCACTCAGTCGATTCACACTCGCCTTCAGCACCAGACCCACTGCATCAATTTCATGAACTCCATCTTCTGAGCTGAACAAGTCAAATAATCTttgtttgatgatgacatcGTTTTCAGTCCCTTCTGTGCTTCCGTATCCAGGAGTATCGATGATGGTCAGAGAGAAGGGCAGAGTTTTACCTTCAAAACCAAAGATCTTGTAAATGATCACATCTGATGTGTGACTCTCTGTCTGACTTCTCGTCCCATCTTCTATGATTTTAAACCAGATGTCGTCCTCAAACTTCACTCCCATGGTGTAGTTGACCAGAGCATTGATCAGAGTAGattttcctgttcctgtttcaCCTACAAGTAAGatggttttgtttgtcttgttcaGGTTTTTCTCACCAACAATTTTTCTTGTCAGAGTTCCAAACTTCTCTTCCTTCGGTCTCAGCTGGTAGACAGCAGGAGATCCTGCATGGATACGAGTACATTTGGAGATGATGTCCTTGTATTTGGATGAGACGTTACTGATCCTGTAGAATAAGTAAATTTGCTCAGTAAACTTTATATACAAAATTTCACCCCTCCTTTTTGTTCATCAGtaattgttttgtattcatggtaaaaaaacaaacaaacaactacaTAAAATTATTGTATATACACATTACTCACTGTGTTGCCATCGTGATGCTGATTCAGAGACTTCTACAGAGTGAGGATGACACAGGTTTGATGGTATTTGGTCTGCGGATGAGATTAAAAAAGTCATTAGCCACAGGTACGTTTATTTGTGATGAAGAACAGTTACACAATAAAACTAGAAGATCTACAAGCCAACACCTACTGCTTCATGTGTGTCCAAGTAGCATGCggtcactcattcactcacttgCTGCTACGGAGCCAGCGGTTGCTTACTGTTTCAAAGCAGGAACTAACACATCATTCTTTGGTTTAAGTGCCATTCGTAGTTATAGTGCTCATTTGTGTTTCCAGGTAGTTGTTAAGTGGTAATAATAGGCTTCatgaaagtagaatttatgatggagctgttgtattggattgcattagattgcacaggtgttccgAATAAAGTGCTTGCTGATTGTACAGTTTAGTACTTTTGTAAATGGTCACAGTGGGAGCCTGTGGTGTTATCTAGAGTTTACTCTTTGATTGTACCCAGTCtcaaagctacagtatgtaggTTTCCATGTTCTCCCCGTGCCTGTGTGGGTTCTCCAGGTTCTCtggcttcctcccacagaccagAAACATGCAGCTTAGGTCCAGTGTCTagtatttagtggcatctaaaaGAACAGAGTTGGTAAAAATTGAATAGATTATTTATAAGTATATTTTGATTAGTCAGCTGAAAGGGAGCGGGTCCCCCTCCACGGTGGCTGCCATGCTgcatcgccatgtttctacagtagcgcaGAGTGGACAAACCTAATACTGGCTCTAGTGAGAGCCTTACGCgtttttagattcagtgggTGACCACTGGAAATGCACTGGTTGCAAgcagacgaagaagaagaagagacatgagaagtttttgaaaccaaaatctgaCAAATGGAAGATCACGCTTATTTAGGAAATCACTGGAGCGTAAATTGTCGTCgtcaatgaaatgaaaacacgaAGAAGTTAAACGGAATCGGGACAAGCGATGGcataaaacaagaataaacCCAGCTGGAAATccctgatgagagaaatgtttgcaggCTGACGCCGAAGTTTCCTGTTTGCTGCTGGACAGGTAAGAgtgtaatttatatttatttcacccCGCTGGTAATGGTTCAAAACCTAgatgatgtacaatgtttattagcagTAGATTAGTTTCCCTGAAAAGAAATACTGCCACGTAACGTTAAGTATTAGCACACTGTAGCCTCAATTTGTGCCTCTCACGGAGCTGATGGTCTGATAAGAGACAACAGGGAGGTGACGTCGTGCTAATAACCCAaaaatttattcattttctgtggcagtaagaCAACACATGGACTGATAACCAACTAAGATATTTAGCGCTGGTGATGTGCTAAAGACAGTAAGTCAGAGTAATGAGTtagtgtgaaagataaactgaggAGAAGTCTGCTCATCACCGAGTTAATACATCctgtgaatatatatttatatttttcacagtgctccatgatttcattgtttgctcctaatttgtcatttaggagcacatgtacacatTGGGGGGCAAAGTTAGCTTATAGTCCAACACAAGAAACGTTTTCCCATTTCAGtgttgaaaaacatgtaattgctaccagagttttaattttacatttatcagtcagaagtagaatttttctgtttattttggtGTGTTTATCCAGGCCAGCCAAGGCTCCCAGCATCTTAGGATGTAACATAATGTAACAAGGGTTTGTGACTCTGTCATAAAGaacttattttcttgatgttgcCGTTGTTTCTCCAGCTATGAGAGAGGTCCTGTAGCATCGATGCATGGTATTGCCTTTATCTTCATCCTAAAGTGACTGTGTAATAGGTCAGGGGTATTTCACCATGTGCCATTGATGGCTGGGAGTACGTTGGTTTTCATTAcaaccaaagacaacaaaagttgaTTTCACTGAATAGCTACTCATCTCTGACTGAAAGtgtgttaatcaattaaataatctgatctagTCTGTTGTTGGGATGAAAATCTGCATGGAATAAGGTTGAACAGTTTCTGGTGAGCacattagatagatagatagatagatagatagatagatagatagatagatagatagatagatgatttaTAATTgtaagttcattcatttgtgctgttttatttttctcaggcacTATGGGTTGGCATTATTCaccatgtctgtgacattcacACCCGCCATATCAGAAGTATTGCAGACCAAGTCAGGAGAGGTCTGGGTAAGTGATACACATCTGTTTGcctatgtagcatattaacttaCCCCGTAAGTCCTACTCTTGGTTAAATAGCActattttcacatgtacaactgtataaaatgtatgaaatagtaaattaaTTCTGTGTGTAATGGTACTGTCTTCCACAGAAGCAGTTTtccatgcagctgctgctctacacacagctcctggagcagatgaggaaCAGCAGTGCCATTGAATCATGGGTGTTGTTCCTGTCATGAGAGCATCTTCATCCcgagcagtaaattgaataccttTGGTGTGGTTTTGGTCTGACCCTTGTCAGCTATTATATGTGCAGCAATTTGACTGCTGGGAGGTGATCAGATAAGTTTaatcacactgcttttagtgttcaaacacactaatgatttgatagattattctgtctttatcagtcaactctgaagaacacagaataagttgtcaaaatgtttgtttgaacagtaaaagctgcatgtttatgttatccTTTTATTGTCCATATTGAAAaggatgtccaaaaatgtttctgttaaataaaatatatttttattacaaatgtcattcttagtgttgtttttttatatttttattttgtggttcaaACTAGTGAATTACAGTCAACATAACCTGGAGTGgcaatgaaaattaatccaTAACATGTACTACAGTGCCCTGTTCTGAGGATCAGTGGTATTCCAACTTCActactgttttatgttgctttataaatataaataatgacaatataaattaACGGTGGAAGTGGTAATGACAATATAGTgagtatatattaatatgtttatcaTTGCAGTTATCACAGCACATCTgatgaatatcttttatttggtaaacttgcacatttaagttgaacaaatgtgaatatataaacaaaaagttttaTAATTATctagaaaatatataaatatagaaaatgtatagaacaagtataaaataaataaaatatcagaaatgtaacaaataaatatgagatgatttgatgccttgatgatgaaGAGGCAGGTGTGTGAGTACCTGAGATACTGTCCGGACGTTCCAGAGGACCTGGAGGGAAACTCAGAGGCCAGGTGTGAAACCAGTGTGATGTCTTTGGAGGACCAGGGaacttcaaacacaaacacagcaatcGGGAATGACAAGTCGGTTTCCCTGGCCTAAAGAGCTATGCCGTCAACAGATGAAATGTCTATAGGCAGCATAATGGTACTCCCGTTTGTCATCCCCAGGCTTTCTGGTTTGGCCTAATACCATAATGTCCTCCCAGTACCACCTGTGAatgcataaaaagcattttcaagacAGTATTGGGAGAAGTgtggtattattattacacaatctGCAGGGTACTGGCCACAGCATTTCCTCTCCCGGTCCATAGGCATGTCTGTACAGTTACTACAAGTACACCATGGTACCCCTGGCACTCCAGCAAACGGTGGGACACCATGCCTGCACTGAtgcatcatcaaggcatcaaaaatGAACCCTGGCTGCCTCTGAAGCAGTTCACTGGTGAGCTGCCTGTGCTCCTCCAAGGTCATCTCTTCAAGAAGtctctgaaaaaataaaacaggaaaaacacagataaggcTTTATAGTTTATAAGTTTCATGATATGTTGGAAATATGGTAATGGTAGTGCAGAATATGGATTGTAGGCTGTCCAGTGTTCCCAAACTTgtctacaacaataacatgataCTGCTCGATACTGTTCCTATATAGTATTCATATAATCATTCAGtagtgttgctgatgttttcagtaGCCTCTTTTATATAGAGAACCCACATTATAGCCTTAAAGAAGATCCAAGGGGAGGACATcactcttcatttgataacgttaaaagtaaagttagacttttctgtcggcttcctgactcattttaaaaagacgagaagaagagagagagagagcagctgtggtcgagtgagctagagggtgaatgaagagagggagcgctagtaACGTTAGTGGGGGaactggtgaatcagatcaataaacgttattttctgattgtttcacagcggttagcttctaaagcacaaacacatccacacacctcttcaaccctgcagctgtgcaATGCgctgcctgatttggtctgaatacgggctaagcagaacagcgaggcggattacaggcgcagtattcccgccttgaacaggctgtgtaaaaggggctactGACTCACATTACACAGATAACACATCAAACTATACAGACTACA from Thunnus albacares chromosome 18, fThuAlb1.1, whole genome shotgun sequence encodes:
- the LOC122968138 gene encoding uncharacterized protein LOC122968138, translated to MATQISNVSSKYKDIISKCTRIHAGSPAVYQLRPKEEKFGTLTRKIVGEKNLNKTNKTILLVGETGTGKSTLINALVNYTMGVKFEDDIWFKIIEDGTRSQTESHTSDVIIYKIFGFEGKTLPFSLTIIDTPGYGSTEGTENDVIIKQRLFDLFSSEDGVHEIDAVGLVLKASVNRLSDRLMYIFDSVTSLFGKDLEENIVTLITHSDGRRPKNALKALEAANIKCAKDEKNQPVHFLFDNCQHEDRVEEEIEELEHSYKITLKGFRQLTDFIGRTATRELGTTVEVMNTRVELTACINNLQERIELIELKQKGIQQTEEALKKLEQLSDERTTVEVDEVYKDKEVINGGMWWTVFYQGAVCCDDCEENCHYPCTMAWRPGHCKVIKKGHCTVCTGKCHVSKHVKDNSRYVNKTRKVKKTVEELKQKYEAKQQKSNDLLLSLKREAEKLNKEKNDLLDEAYQHVVKLEQIALNVNSVSTHVHLDVLIKKMKERGDTEKTKKLEEMKSQEDEGAKTVLSYCLRVTAAGKAAVQTVKNAGWPRF